One segment of Pontibacter akesuensis DNA contains the following:
- a CDS encoding response regulator transcription factor, translated as MKILLVEDEPKVASFIKKGLEEQTYDVDQAYDGTMGVKLALQNEYDLIILDIILPGMNGLDACRQIRLHDTNVAILMLTALGTTDDKIVGLDAGADDYLTKPFEFKEMLARVRALSRRNTDTGTSEKLTIADLELDVAKKAVTRAGKLINLTAREFSLLYYLLRNQGRVVSRVDITEQVWETSFDTGSNVIDVYINFLRKKIDKDHSNKLIHTLVGMGYVLKEQENL; from the coding sequence ATGAAGATTCTGTTAGTTGAAGATGAACCGAAGGTAGCCTCCTTCATTAAGAAAGGGCTGGAGGAGCAAACCTACGACGTAGACCAGGCCTACGATGGCACGATGGGGGTGAAACTGGCGCTGCAGAATGAGTATGACCTCATTATCCTCGATATTATACTTCCCGGCATGAATGGGCTGGACGCCTGCAGGCAGATCAGGCTCCATGATACCAATGTGGCCATACTTATGCTGACGGCCCTCGGCACGACCGACGACAAAATAGTGGGGCTCGATGCCGGTGCTGACGATTACCTGACCAAGCCCTTCGAGTTCAAAGAAATGCTCGCCCGTGTCCGCGCCTTGTCCCGGCGCAACACAGATACAGGCACCAGCGAAAAGCTAACCATTGCCGACCTGGAGTTGGATGTAGCCAAAAAAGCCGTTACACGGGCCGGTAAGCTCATCAACCTAACGGCACGCGAGTTTTCCCTGCTCTACTACTTGCTGCGTAACCAGGGTAGGGTTGTTTCCAGGGTGGATATAACAGAGCAAGTATGGGAAACCTCATTCGACACGGGCAGCAACGTGATTGATGTGTACATTAACTTCTTGCGGAAAAAAATAGACAAAGACCACAGTAACAAGCTGATACATACGCTGGTGGGCATGGGCTATGTGCTAAAAGAGCAGGAGAACCTATGA
- a CDS encoding HAMP domain-containing sensor histidine kinase gives MKIRTRLTLQFASIFALILLLFSLVVYYFTSIYRQDDFYRRISRRALILARHILEADEVDKLQQRRNQISYFQELPFESVRIINADGDAIFSEGEGDLGFTPARAEKIRQEGVLKYEEGVRQVVGMYYQDNQGDYIILASSIDAYSLRKLHHLEILLLVGFFGSMAVVLVAGWIFSKQAMRPIIKVISEVQKISASDLHLRLSDADGKDEISHLAQTFNRMLDRLELAFEMQSTFVSNASHELRTPLTAMIGELEVALMKPREATEYHRVLQSALEEARMLTELSNGLLQIAQASLDPSKIKLTTLRFDELVWMARDQVLKRQPKARIDIDFANFPEEEDRLVVRGNEALLLVAVVNVLENAIKFSPNEQAVVGRIVVRKNEVMLQVRDRGLGIAPDDLKHVFVPFFRAENVRSITGHGIGLPLAERILKLHKGAISVDSRINEGTEVIISLPQVYLIIPDYT, from the coding sequence ATGAAAATCCGTACCAGGCTCACCCTTCAGTTTGCCAGCATCTTTGCGCTGATTCTGCTCCTTTTCTCACTGGTGGTATACTATTTCACCTCTATTTACCGACAGGATGATTTTTACAGGCGCATTTCCCGCCGCGCCCTGATACTGGCGCGCCATATACTGGAGGCCGATGAAGTGGACAAGCTGCAGCAACGGCGCAACCAGATAAGTTATTTCCAGGAGCTTCCGTTTGAGTCGGTGCGGATTATAAACGCGGACGGGGATGCTATTTTCTCGGAGGGCGAGGGAGACCTTGGCTTTACCCCAGCAAGGGCAGAGAAGATCCGGCAGGAGGGGGTGCTGAAGTATGAGGAGGGCGTGCGGCAGGTAGTGGGCATGTATTACCAGGATAACCAGGGCGACTATATCATTCTGGCCTCCTCTATAGACGCCTATAGCCTTAGGAAACTGCACCACCTGGAGATCCTGCTGTTGGTGGGCTTTTTCGGCTCCATGGCCGTGGTGCTTGTAGCTGGCTGGATTTTCTCGAAACAGGCTATGCGCCCGATTATAAAGGTAATCAGCGAGGTGCAGAAAATCAGTGCCAGCGACCTGCACCTGCGCCTAAGCGATGCGGACGGGAAAGATGAAATATCGCACCTGGCCCAAACATTTAACCGCATGCTCGACCGCTTGGAGCTGGCGTTCGAAATGCAGAGCACCTTTGTTTCGAATGCCTCCCATGAGCTGCGTACGCCCCTTACTGCCATGATCGGCGAGCTGGAGGTGGCCCTGATGAAGCCGCGTGAGGCGACAGAGTACCACAGAGTGCTGCAAAGTGCCCTGGAAGAGGCGCGGATGCTGACGGAGCTTTCAAACGGCCTGCTGCAAATAGCGCAAGCCAGCCTCGACCCATCCAAGATAAAACTGACCACCCTGCGCTTCGACGAGCTGGTGTGGATGGCCCGTGACCAGGTGCTGAAGCGCCAGCCGAAGGCCCGCATCGATATTGACTTTGCAAACTTCCCGGAGGAGGAGGACCGCCTGGTGGTGCGCGGAAACGAAGCGTTGTTGCTCGTGGCCGTTGTGAATGTACTTGAAAATGCCATTAAGTTCTCCCCGAACGAGCAAGCCGTGGTGGGCCGTATCGTTGTCCGCAAAAACGAAGTAATGCTACAGGTGCGCGATCGGGGGCTCGGCATCGCACCGGATGATCTAAAGCATGTGTTTGTTCCTTTTTTTCGGGCCGAAAATGTGCGAAGTATTACTGGGCACGGCATCGGCCTGCCCTTGGCAGAACGCATCTTGAAGCTGCACAAAGGGGCTATCTCAGTTGATTCGAGGATAAACGAAGGTACGGAAGTAATCATTAGCCTACCCCAAGTATATCTGATCATACCTGATTATACCTGA
- a CDS encoding SulP family inorganic anion transporter, translating to MKESRNSSQYLSHLGKDIPAGLVVFFVALPLCLGISLASGAPLLSGLVTGIVGGVVVAWLSGSQLAVSGPAAGLTVIVLNGIETLGSFEAFLLAVVIAGFLQLILGFMKAGVIGLYFPSSVIKGMLAAIGLILILKQIPHFLGADDDFFGEMEFFQPDGRNTFSEIGYAFSAIQLGALLIGVISLAIILLWDNPKIKNNKILKFVPGALVAVLLSIVINMLFINFMPELAVTSSHLVSIPIMESFGDIKSELRFLDINALSDPSLYIVAFTIAIVASLETLLSIEAIDKLDPHKRRSDTNRELKAQGVGNMVAGLIGGLPMTAVIVRGSTNVASGAQTRVSSFVHGIFLALSVLLLAGMMNQIPLSALAAVLLVVGFKLTKPALYKTQFKLGHEQFIPFIVTVLAILFTDLLIGICVGLAVGIFYILKANYKSPYFYHKEEHQEKDYIRIKLSEHVSFLNKASIILTLDHMPHNSHVIIDGENSAFIDYDVLEAIQEFKKTAHERNIKVELVNINDVEVMDLH from the coding sequence ATGAAAGAAAGTAGGAATTCCTCTCAGTACCTCTCGCACCTTGGTAAAGACATACCCGCGGGCTTAGTTGTTTTCTTTGTGGCTCTGCCGCTTTGCCTGGGCATTTCGCTTGCTTCCGGTGCGCCGCTTTTGTCGGGGCTTGTGACAGGTATCGTTGGTGGCGTGGTGGTAGCCTGGTTAAGTGGCTCTCAGCTCGCGGTGAGCGGCCCTGCTGCAGGCCTGACGGTTATCGTTCTGAACGGTATTGAGACGCTTGGTTCCTTTGAAGCGTTCCTGCTGGCTGTGGTAATCGCTGGTTTTTTACAGCTTATACTTGGCTTCATGAAGGCGGGCGTCATCGGTTTGTACTTTCCCTCCTCAGTTATTAAGGGAATGCTGGCCGCTATCGGCCTTATTCTAATCCTAAAACAGATTCCTCACTTTTTAGGTGCCGATGATGACTTTTTCGGTGAGATGGAATTTTTCCAGCCGGACGGCCGGAATACCTTTTCCGAAATTGGATACGCTTTTTCAGCCATCCAACTGGGTGCGCTACTGATCGGTGTGATATCGCTTGCTATAATCCTGCTGTGGGACAACCCTAAGATCAAGAATAACAAAATCCTCAAGTTTGTTCCAGGCGCGTTGGTGGCCGTGTTGCTTTCTATTGTGATTAACATGCTGTTCATCAACTTTATGCCGGAGCTTGCCGTTACCTCCAGCCACCTGGTGTCTATACCTATCATGGAGAGCTTTGGCGACATTAAGTCGGAGCTTCGGTTTCTGGATATTAATGCCCTTAGCGACCCCTCACTCTATATTGTTGCGTTCACCATTGCCATTGTTGCCAGTCTGGAGACGCTGCTTAGCATAGAGGCCATTGATAAACTGGACCCGCACAAGCGCCGCAGCGACACCAACCGTGAATTGAAAGCCCAGGGCGTGGGTAACATGGTAGCCGGTCTTATTGGCGGCCTGCCAATGACTGCCGTAATTGTTCGTGGCTCCACTAACGTTGCCTCTGGCGCCCAAACAAGAGTTTCGAGCTTTGTGCACGGTATATTCCTGGCGCTTTCAGTGCTGCTGTTAGCAGGGATGATGAACCAGATTCCGCTTTCGGCTTTGGCGGCAGTGTTGCTGGTGGTGGGTTTCAAATTAACGAAGCCAGCCCTGTACAAGACGCAGTTTAAGCTGGGACATGAGCAGTTCATTCCATTTATAGTAACAGTACTCGCCATACTCTTCACGGACTTGCTGATTGGTATCTGCGTGGGTCTGGCAGTAGGTATCTTCTACATCCTTAAGGCAAATTACAAGTCGCCATACTTCTACCACAAGGAAGAGCATCAGGAAAAAGATTACATCCGCATCAAACTAAGCGAGCATGTATCCTTCCTTAACAAAGCCAGCATAATCCTGACACTGGACCACATGCCGCACAACAGCCACGTGATTATAGATGGAGAAAACTCCGCCTTTATTGATTATGATGTACTGGAGGCCATTCAGGAGTTTAAAAAGACAGCCCACGAGCGTAACATAAAGGTGGAGCTGGTTAACATTAATGATGTAGAGGTAATGGACCTGCATTAA
- a CDS encoding carbonic anhydrase, which produces MEKIFENNRKWVAEKLAQDPDYFKKLALGQEPRYLFIGCSDSRVPAGEITGHGPGEMFVHRNIANMVVHTDVNMLSVLQYAVEVLKVKDIIVCGHYGCGGVAAAAGNKQFGLIDNWLRNIKDVIRLHEEEFTGIKDEEQRLRRLVELNVIEQVHNLSKTSIIQNAMQSDNPPKLHGLVYDIREGLLRDLKVNVDQFQQFDHIYNVTGEQVSA; this is translated from the coding sequence ATGGAAAAAATATTTGAGAACAATAGAAAGTGGGTTGCTGAGAAGCTGGCCCAGGATCCGGATTACTTTAAGAAGCTAGCGCTAGGGCAGGAGCCGCGTTACCTGTTTATTGGCTGCTCTGATAGCCGCGTACCAGCCGGTGAGATTACGGGCCACGGACCGGGAGAAATGTTCGTGCACCGTAACATCGCCAACATGGTCGTGCACACCGACGTGAACATGCTGTCGGTGCTGCAGTATGCCGTGGAGGTGCTGAAGGTAAAAGACATTATTGTGTGTGGCCACTATGGCTGCGGCGGAGTGGCAGCGGCCGCTGGCAACAAGCAGTTCGGTCTTATCGACAACTGGCTCCGAAACATAAAGGATGTGATTCGCCTGCACGAGGAGGAGTTTACAGGCATCAAGGACGAAGAGCAGCGCCTGCGCCGCCTGGTGGAACTGAACGTGATAGAGCAGGTGCACAACCTGTCCAAAACGTCCATTATTCAGAATGCCATGCAGTCTGATAACCCGCCAAAGCTCCATGGCCTGGTTTACGACATCAGAGAGGGCCTTTTGCGCGACCTGAAGGTGAATGTAGATCAGTTCCAGCAGTTTGATCATATTTATAACGTGACGGGGGAGCAGGTATCCGCTTAA
- a CDS encoding SWFGD domain-containing protein translates to MRSYENSGYNPFNDNETTRTRGSARNYYSGDMDLTDRHRTSYGSSSASGYGNRNSGMGSGIDAYSSSGTGRTTGSFYDSPRSSGSSYGRSDYGSSDNYGSSNRYGSNRDNDNDRSFWDKAENKVSSWFNDDDNDNRRRSGMSNRDSYSSYDSDRNSGRNSYGSGTYNSGSSYSGNYGSGTYGTGYTTSNYGTDYDRDRNGSDYGRSSNYGSGSNYGSSNYGSSNYGSGNRDRMGYRSDSSYGSSNNNYGSSNRYGSDYDRNNHDDHDRGFLEKAGDTVKSWFSDDDNDRRRSYENRDRNSYGSSSSYGGNRNTYGGPPYTYGSSSRRDYEW, encoded by the coding sequence ATGAGAAGCTATGAAAACTCGGGCTACAACCCGTTTAATGACAACGAAACAACCAGAACGAGAGGATCAGCCAGAAACTATTATTCCGGCGATATGGATTTAACAGACCGCCACCGCACAAGCTATGGCAGTTCAAGTGCAAGTGGCTACGGAAACCGTAACTCAGGCATGGGATCAGGTATAGACGCTTATTCAAGCTCTGGAACCGGCCGCACAACCGGCTCATTTTATGATTCACCACGCAGTAGTGGCTCAAGCTACGGTCGCTCAGATTATGGCTCGTCTGATAACTATGGTTCCAGCAACCGCTATGGCTCCAACAGAGACAATGACAACGACCGCAGTTTCTGGGATAAAGCAGAAAATAAAGTATCCTCGTGGTTTAACGACGATGACAACGATAACCGCAGAAGAAGCGGCATGAGCAACCGCGACAGCTACTCAAGCTATGACTCTGACCGCAACTCGGGCAGAAACAGCTACGGTAGCGGCACTTACAACAGTGGGTCTAGCTACAGCGGAAACTATGGCTCCGGCACTTATGGCACGGGCTATACTACCAGCAATTACGGCACAGACTATGACCGCGACCGTAATGGATCTGACTATGGCAGAAGCTCTAACTACGGATCAGGTTCTAACTATGGCTCGTCTAACTACGGATCAAGCAACTATGGCTCTGGAAACAGAGACAGAATGGGCTACAGAAGCGACAGCAGCTATGGTTCCAGCAACAACAACTATGGCTCTAGCAACCGTTATGGCTCTGATTATGACCGTAACAACCATGATGACCATGATCGGGGCTTTCTAGAGAAGGCTGGAGATACGGTAAAATCCTGGTTCAGCGATGATGATAACGATCGCCGCAGATCCTATGAAAACCGTGACCGCAACAGTTATGGGAGCAGCTCCAGCTATGGTGGAAACAGAAACACCTATGGCGGACCTCCCTACACTTACGGATCATCTTCGAGAAGAGACTATGAATGGTAA
- a CDS encoding type IA DNA topoisomerase — MKVCIAEKPSVAREIALVLGAKARKEGYFEGNGYQVTWTFGHFCTLREPDDYKPEWKRWSMYDLPMLPEKYGIKLMKDSGVQKQFGIIKKLLENAEEVINCGDAGQEGEVIQRWVLTEANYRKPFKRLWISSLTEDAIRQGFAKLKDGSEFDLLYQAGKSRAIGDWLLGLNATRLFTLKYANGRQTLSIGRVQTPTLAMLVNRHHEIANFVPQPFWELKTVYRDTTFSSTNGRFQKEEEAQKIMDAIREAELTITDVETKKGTESPPKLFDLTSLQIECNNKLSLSADETLKTVQSLYEKKVVSYPRVDTTFLPDDIYPKIPDILQGLNQYRQEVAPLLESKIRKTKKVFNNNKVTDHHAIIPTGADAGSLYGREADVYDIITRRFLAALYPDCIVSNTTVMAESAGYDFRVRGKQILEPGWRVLYGAEDIKTEPTTKDGKEEDEATGVLPHFDKGEHGPHAPLLEKKMTNPPKEYTEATLLRAMETAGRQVEDEELKDALKENGIGRPSTRAAIIETLFKRQYIRKDKKKIIPTQMGIDLIGVIRNQTLKSAEMTGQWERKLRQIEGGEFKAETFLQELQEFVMSLVQEVKYDHAATVTMEPQPDEAKPAQKPAKAAKKNSAAAPPTQGLGSCPACKEGHILKGSKAYGCIRYKEGCRFLLPIEQQGKEITDKQVQALLSKGKTPTIKGFKDAQGESYDAILTLDANKQLVVEKVEKVEKTAEKDPFAQCPRCKQGKLLKGNSAYGCSRFREGCKFLVPFEMGGKQLSEKQIAALVLKGKTPKIKGFISQKTGEPFDAALILNEQWQVVYQF; from the coding sequence TTGAAAGTTTGCATTGCTGAAAAACCGAGTGTTGCCCGTGAGATTGCCCTGGTGCTTGGTGCCAAAGCCAGGAAAGAAGGCTACTTTGAAGGCAACGGCTATCAGGTAACCTGGACCTTCGGGCATTTCTGTACCCTGCGCGAACCCGACGATTACAAACCCGAGTGGAAGCGCTGGAGCATGTACGACCTGCCGATGCTGCCTGAGAAGTATGGCATTAAGCTGATGAAGGACAGCGGGGTGCAAAAGCAGTTCGGTATTATAAAAAAGCTGCTGGAGAATGCCGAGGAAGTAATAAACTGCGGTGACGCCGGGCAGGAAGGGGAAGTAATACAGCGCTGGGTGCTTACGGAGGCTAATTACCGTAAGCCTTTTAAACGCCTCTGGATTTCCTCGCTCACCGAGGATGCCATTCGGCAGGGCTTTGCCAAACTAAAGGATGGCTCGGAATTCGATCTGCTGTACCAGGCAGGTAAAAGCCGCGCCATCGGCGATTGGCTGCTGGGCCTGAACGCCACGCGCCTCTTTACGCTGAAGTATGCCAACGGCCGCCAGACGCTTTCCATAGGCAGGGTGCAGACGCCTACATTGGCCATGCTGGTGAACCGACATCACGAAATAGCCAATTTTGTGCCCCAGCCTTTCTGGGAGCTTAAAACCGTTTACCGCGACACAACCTTCTCGAGTACCAATGGGCGCTTCCAGAAAGAGGAAGAGGCGCAGAAAATAATGGATGCCATCCGGGAGGCGGAACTGACTATAACGGATGTGGAGACAAAGAAAGGCACCGAATCTCCGCCTAAGTTATTCGACCTGACCTCATTGCAGATTGAGTGCAACAACAAGTTAAGCCTTTCGGCAGACGAGACACTGAAAACGGTGCAGAGCCTGTACGAAAAAAAGGTAGTTTCCTACCCGCGTGTGGATACCACGTTTTTGCCCGATGATATCTACCCGAAGATTCCCGACATCCTGCAGGGGCTGAACCAGTACAGGCAGGAAGTAGCGCCGCTCTTAGAAAGTAAAATCCGGAAAACGAAGAAAGTCTTTAACAACAACAAAGTAACAGACCACCACGCCATCATCCCGACAGGCGCTGATGCAGGTAGCCTGTACGGGCGCGAAGCGGATGTGTACGATATCATCACGCGCCGTTTCCTGGCTGCCCTGTACCCGGATTGTATTGTGAGCAACACCACAGTGATGGCCGAGTCGGCTGGGTATGATTTCCGGGTGCGCGGCAAGCAGATTCTGGAGCCGGGCTGGCGCGTGCTGTACGGTGCGGAAGACATCAAAACCGAACCAACCACCAAGGACGGGAAAGAAGAGGACGAAGCTACCGGCGTTCTCCCCCACTTCGACAAAGGCGAACATGGCCCGCACGCCCCGCTGCTGGAGAAGAAAATGACGAACCCGCCCAAGGAGTATACAGAGGCCACCCTGCTTCGCGCCATGGAAACAGCCGGCAGGCAGGTGGAGGATGAGGAATTGAAGGACGCGCTGAAGGAGAACGGAATCGGCCGCCCCTCTACCCGTGCCGCCATCATCGAGACACTCTTTAAGCGCCAGTACATCCGCAAAGACAAGAAGAAAATCATTCCCACACAAATGGGCATCGACCTGATTGGCGTTATAAGAAACCAGACGCTGAAGTCGGCGGAGATGACGGGGCAGTGGGAGCGCAAGCTACGGCAAATAGAGGGCGGCGAGTTTAAAGCCGAGACGTTTCTGCAGGAACTGCAGGAGTTTGTGATGAGCCTGGTGCAGGAAGTGAAGTATGACCACGCCGCCACCGTAACAATGGAGCCGCAACCGGACGAAGCAAAGCCTGCACAAAAGCCTGCTAAAGCAGCTAAAAAGAACAGCGCTGCTGCACCTCCGACTCAGGGACTTGGCTCCTGCCCTGCCTGCAAAGAAGGCCACATTTTAAAGGGCTCCAAAGCCTATGGCTGCATCCGCTATAAAGAAGGCTGCCGCTTTCTGCTGCCCATCGAACAGCAGGGCAAGGAAATAACCGATAAGCAGGTGCAGGCCCTGCTGAGCAAAGGCAAAACGCCCACCATCAAAGGGTTTAAGGATGCGCAGGGTGAAAGCTATGATGCCATACTTACGCTGGATGCAAATAAGCAACTGGTGGTGGAGAAGGTGGAGAAGGTGGAGAAAACCGCCGAGAAAGATCCCTTTGCCCAGTGCCCCAGGTGCAAGCAGGGTAAGTTGCTCAAAGGCAACAGCGCCTATGGCTGCAGCCGGTTCAGGGAGGGCTGCAAATTCCTGGTGCCCTTTGAGATGGGCGGCAAACAACTGTCAGAAAAGCAAATTGCTGCGCTGGTACTGAAAGGTAAGACGCCAAAAATAAAGGGTTTTATCTCCCAAAAAACCGGTGAGCCTTTCGATGCCGCGCTTATACTTAATGAGCAGTGGCAGGTAGTGTACCAGTTTTAA
- a CDS encoding metallophosphoesterase family protein codes for MITNVIKYGRAALMPVVLLFSAFFMQACEEFEYSPYEVRLSADEKGINKRNIDKINALNISPSDTLRFVLTSDPQGFYQENEKLVRQINTLDDISFVLIGGDLTDFGLTKEFKLVHEDFKTLKMPYVAVVGNHDAINNGKEVFSAMYGDYDVSFGVGNSRFILLNTNALEFKDEAPDLVWLEQELQAAAGYEHIFVISHIPPTNGEFGENNAEKYSNLLKQYNASYSIHGHNHSFKHHYPYGEQVPYMESAATEDLEYVVFTVVGNRVSYERVIL; via the coding sequence ATGATTACTAATGTGATAAAGTATGGCCGAGCTGCTTTGATGCCGGTCGTACTGCTTTTCAGCGCCTTTTTTATGCAGGCCTGCGAAGAGTTTGAATACAGCCCTTACGAAGTGCGCCTTAGTGCTGATGAGAAAGGCATCAACAAGCGCAACATCGATAAAATAAATGCGCTGAACATTTCCCCTTCAGATACCCTTCGCTTCGTGCTCACCTCAGACCCACAGGGGTTTTACCAGGAAAACGAGAAGCTGGTAAGGCAGATCAACACATTGGATGACATCTCTTTTGTGCTGATTGGGGGGGACTTGACTGATTTTGGCCTCACCAAGGAGTTCAAGCTGGTGCATGAAGATTTCAAGACCCTAAAAATGCCATACGTGGCGGTGGTGGGCAACCATGATGCCATCAACAACGGCAAAGAGGTTTTCAGCGCCATGTACGGCGACTATGACGTGAGCTTCGGGGTGGGCAACAGCAGGTTTATTTTGCTGAACACCAATGCGCTGGAGTTTAAGGATGAGGCGCCGGACCTGGTGTGGCTGGAGCAGGAACTGCAAGCGGCTGCGGGTTACGAGCACATCTTCGTGATTTCGCACATTCCCCCTACCAACGGTGAGTTTGGGGAGAATAACGCTGAGAAGTATAGCAACCTGCTGAAGCAGTACAACGCCTCATACTCAATCCACGGGCACAACCATAGCTTTAAACACCACTACCCGTATGGGGAGCAGGTACCGTATATGGAGTCAGCCGCTACCGA